One window of the Syntrophorhabdaceae bacterium genome contains the following:
- a CDS encoding FAD-dependent oxidoreductase, which produces MNYETQFTERQMVGREIMLFFVRKPENYQFQAGQYSLLTVPNLGFKDDRGLKRAFSIASSPLEKDLLFVVKTSDSALKRTMSEMHGGTTITIDSPIGNLTLPDDTTTPLVFLAGGVGIAPFRSLILYASVARTGHRITLFYSSQRPEDTPFLAELSDIAQKDQNISVIPTMTRLSDGNGSWTGYTDRINPQMIMEECGEWQSAIYYVVGPPPMAQAMQETLRAMDVGPLRTKMELFTGY; this is translated from the coding sequence ATGAATTACGAGACGCAATTTACGGAAAGACAGATGGTGGGCCGGGAGATCATGCTCTTCTTCGTGAGAAAACCTGAGAATTATCAGTTTCAGGCGGGCCAGTACTCTTTACTTACTGTCCCGAATCTGGGGTTCAAAGATGATCGGGGACTCAAAAGGGCATTTAGCATTGCCTCGTCCCCCCTGGAAAAGGACCTGCTCTTTGTGGTCAAAACGAGCGACAGTGCACTAAAACGTACCATGAGCGAGATGCATGGCGGCACTACAATAACCATTGATTCACCAATAGGAAACCTCACTCTGCCCGACGATACAACAACTCCACTCGTTTTCCTTGCCGGCGGCGTAGGGATCGCGCCCTTTCGAAGCCTCATACTTTACGCATCGGTCGCCCGCACGGGACATCGCATAACCCTGTTCTATTCGAGTCAAAGGCCTGAGGATACCCCATTTCTCGCTGAGTTGAGCGACATCGCCCAAAAAGATCAGAACATATCGGTCATTCCCACGATGACGAGGCTCTCCGACGGCAACGGCTCATGGACAGGTTATACGGACAGGATCAATCCTCAAATGATCATGGAGGAATGCGGCGAGTGGCAGAGCGCCATCTATTATGTTGTGGGGCCGCCTCCCATGGCCCAAGCCATGCAGGAGACGCTTAGGGCCATGGATGTAGGACCCTTACGGACAAAAATGGAGCTATTCACGGGATATTAG
- a CDS encoding TRAP transporter large permease, translating to MTPIETGTVGVILLLVLMFAGLPIGFAMLLVGSIGFMFIVKLSGALHILGSIPYGVISNYDYCVLPLFLFMGTVILNAGFGRSLFRLARVLTRRMPGGLAIATIFACGVFSAISSSSIACTLTIGLIAIPEMRRYKYDDALIAGSMASGGTLDILIPPSGVFIIYGIMTQQSIGKLFIAGIVPGIILSLMFIGVIYIMVKRNPSLAPPGQTFSFSEMISAFGECIDILALTALVLGGLMVGWFTPTEAGAVGACGATLLSLIRRQLSWQGFRESVIDTMRNTGMIFIVVTGAMIFNAFFAVTTIPMELAGWVSTLPLPPVLIMLVIFLMYILLGTFLDELAMILLTLPIFFPVVTKLGFDPIWFGVITVLVVQMGMISPPVGMTMFIVKGIAPDIPLETIFKGVLPYTIAVAVIMLLLLAFPQLALFLPRLMG from the coding sequence ATGACCCCTATAGAGACTGGCACAGTAGGCGTTATCCTGCTTCTCGTACTCATGTTCGCCGGTCTACCGATCGGTTTTGCGATGCTGCTCGTGGGCTCCATCGGTTTCATGTTCATTGTGAAGCTGAGCGGGGCCCTTCATATCCTCGGCAGCATTCCCTATGGGGTTATCTCCAATTACGATTATTGCGTGCTCCCACTCTTTCTTTTCATGGGCACGGTCATACTCAACGCGGGCTTCGGCCGATCGCTCTTTCGACTTGCCCGGGTTCTCACCCGACGCATGCCCGGCGGTCTGGCGATCGCGACGATCTTCGCCTGTGGGGTGTTCTCTGCCATCAGTTCGTCCAGCATCGCCTGCACGTTGACAATCGGCCTCATCGCCATTCCGGAAATGAGGCGCTACAAGTATGACGATGCGTTAATCGCCGGTTCGATGGCTTCCGGCGGCACCCTGGACATACTCATACCGCCCTCCGGTGTCTTCATTATCTACGGCATAATGACCCAACAGTCCATAGGCAAGCTCTTCATAGCGGGGATCGTACCCGGAATTATCCTTTCTCTCATGTTCATCGGTGTTATATACATAATGGTCAAGCGTAACCCCAGCCTGGCTCCTCCCGGGCAAACCTTCTCCTTCAGTGAAATGATATCGGCATTTGGGGAGTGTATCGACATATTGGCCCTGACTGCACTCGTCCTCGGTGGGCTTATGGTCGGCTGGTTCACGCCCACGGAAGCGGGAGCGGTCGGCGCGTGCGGCGCCACGCTTTTGTCTCTCATAAGAAGACAGCTTAGCTGGCAGGGATTTAGAGAGTCGGTCATCGATACGATGCGCAACACAGGCATGATCTTCATCGTGGTAACGGGGGCCATGATTTTCAATGCCTTCTTTGCGGTGACCACCATACCTATGGAGCTCGCCGGCTGGGTGAGCACTCTTCCTCTCCCTCCCGTCTTAATTATGCTCGTCATCTTCTTGATGTACATCCTTCTTGGCACCTTCCTTGACGAACTCGCAATGATACTTCTCACCCTTCCCATCTTTTTCCCTGTGGTCACAAAGCTCGGTTTTGACCCCATTTGGTTTGGCGTAATCACCGTGCTTGTCGTCCAGATGGGTATGATAAGCCCGCCGGTCGGGATGACAATGTTTATTGTGAAGGGTATCGCTCCGGACATTCCGTTGGAAACGATTTTCAAAGGCGTTTTGCCTTATACGATCGCCGTGGCGGTTATCATGCTTCTGCTCCTCGCATTTCCCCAACTAGCTCTGTTCCTGCCGCGGTTGATGGGGTAA
- a CDS encoding TRAP transporter small permease: MKFFSKFGRIVGAALCVIGAIPLMIMIIIVTGNSVGRALFRTPITGTIEIAGLAGVIVVAAAVGFTARERANVAVDVLMTRLKPKTKRVFDSVTSALSLGAVLFLLYAVILDAFKSVKLQDVTMTMSIPTSPFKFTWAAGVFILACFLVVHLIRAIRGKDEP, from the coding sequence ATGAAATTTTTCTCGAAATTTGGACGTATTGTCGGCGCGGCTCTCTGTGTAATAGGCGCTATCCCGTTGATGATCATGATAATTATCGTCACCGGCAACAGCGTGGGGCGCGCCCTTTTTCGTACACCTATCACCGGCACCATTGAGATCGCCGGCCTCGCGGGGGTAATTGTGGTCGCCGCAGCAGTCGGCTTCACCGCGCGGGAACGGGCCAACGTGGCGGTCGACGTCCTGATGACCCGCTTGAAACCTAAAACCAAGAGGGTTTTCGACAGCGTCACTTCGGCCCTCAGCCTTGGCGCCGTGCTCTTTCTCCTCTATGCGGTCATCCTCGACGCTTTCAAGTCCGTCAAGCTGCAGGACGTAACAATGACGATGAGTATCCCCACGTCTCCGTTCAAATTTACGTGGGCGGCCGGCGTATTCATTCTTGCCTGCTTTCTCGTGGTACATCTGATCAGGGCGATCAGAGGGAAGGACGAGCCATGA
- a CDS encoding enoyl-CoA hydratase-related protein — MQVSREVSDKHVLYEVKDNIAYIILNRPEKKNAFSPEMITLWRQGLEQAKRDDTVRVIIVTGKGDTFCSGGDIKDMADGKLQSWDMKRFLWEGVHRIVLTLEDLDKPVIAAINGHAIGAGLDMALMCDLRICSDRAKLAESYITMGLVPGDGGAYFLPRIAGQSKALELLLTGDVLSAEEALKLGIVNRVVSHEKLMAETLTLARKIADKPPLAVRMMKRAVYQAQTSSLSAHLDYISSQLALLSETEDHIEAAKAFLGKRKPVFKGK; from the coding sequence ATGCAGGTTTCCCGTGAAGTGAGTGACAAGCACGTTCTCTATGAAGTGAAAGACAATATCGCATACATCATACTCAACAGGCCTGAGAAGAAGAACGCATTCAGCCCCGAGATGATAACCTTGTGGAGGCAAGGCCTCGAGCAAGCGAAGAGAGATGATACGGTGCGCGTCATCATTGTCACGGGAAAGGGTGATACCTTCTGCTCTGGCGGGGACATCAAAGATATGGCGGACGGTAAGCTGCAATCCTGGGATATGAAACGTTTTCTTTGGGAGGGCGTCCACCGTATTGTGCTTACCCTCGAGGACCTCGACAAGCCCGTCATTGCAGCAATCAACGGGCACGCCATCGGTGCAGGCCTGGATATGGCGCTCATGTGCGATCTTCGAATCTGCTCGGACCGCGCAAAGCTTGCGGAATCTTACATCACCATGGGACTCGTGCCCGGCGACGGAGGGGCCTATTTCTTGCCGAGGATTGCAGGTCAATCGAAGGCCCTTGAGCTGCTACTGACAGGCGATGTACTGAGCGCCGAAGAAGCCCTAAAACTGGGCATCGTCAACCGCGTTGTGTCTCACGAAAAGCTCATGGCAGAAACTCTTACGCTCGCCCGCAAGATCGCGGACAAGCCTCCGCTCGCCGTACGTATGATGAAGCGTGCCGTGTACCAGGCGCAAACCTCGAGCCTCAGCGCACATCTGGACTATATATCATCGCAGCTCGCACTTCTCTCCGAGACGGAGGATCACATCGAGGCTGCAAAAGCTTTCCTCGGTAAACGCAAACCCGTGTTCAAGGGCAAATAG
- the dctP gene encoding TRAP transporter substrate-binding protein DctP, with the protein MRRVKAYFLFFLAFTVCGVVFSVAPAQAADKPIEVRLAHMFPVGSPSHQIMEAWAKKIATDSNGRLTARIFPVNTLVPAPELVDAVASGTADMSFGFRYAPKGQPLGVTFPFILGAPDVITATKVYDDLWKKFPKVMADEWKDVKILWLTSSMFQALHTRKPVRSLDDMKGLQIRVPSPEMAMMMKDLGATPVFMSTADFVIGMEKKTVDGGTIQPQAVEDNKLAGNLKYMLDLSLGAPTPVFAIMNKDFYGKLPADLKAVIDKSCDWGKQATVQMWVDAWEEVKKYYKTEGVEIVTLPSQERAKVVSIVEKTRDKVGRELDAKGIPGTEVVKYIRERVQQYAK; encoded by the coding sequence ATGAGAAGGGTTAAGGCATATTTCCTGTTTTTTTTGGCGTTTACGGTATGTGGGGTTGTCTTTTCTGTTGCTCCTGCTCAGGCGGCGGATAAGCCCATCGAAGTGAGACTCGCTCACATGTTTCCCGTGGGCTCACCGTCCCACCAGATTATGGAAGCTTGGGCCAAGAAGATTGCCACCGATAGCAACGGCCGGCTCACGGCCCGGATCTTCCCAGTAAATACTCTTGTCCCCGCGCCAGAACTTGTCGACGCCGTCGCCAGCGGAACTGCCGACATGAGCTTCGGTTTTCGTTACGCTCCCAAGGGCCAGCCTCTCGGGGTAACCTTCCCGTTCATTCTCGGGGCCCCTGATGTCATCACGGCAACGAAGGTGTACGATGATCTTTGGAAAAAGTTCCCCAAGGTCATGGCCGACGAGTGGAAAGACGTGAAAATTCTCTGGCTTACCTCCAGCATGTTCCAGGCGCTGCACACGAGGAAGCCGGTCCGAAGCCTTGACGATATGAAGGGGCTTCAGATCAGGGTGCCTTCGCCCGAGATGGCCATGATGATGAAAGACCTCGGCGCAACACCGGTCTTCATGTCTACTGCGGACTTCGTTATAGGCATGGAGAAGAAGACCGTGGACGGCGGTACCATACAACCCCAGGCCGTTGAGGACAACAAACTCGCCGGTAATCTCAAGTATATGCTCGACTTGAGCCTTGGAGCGCCCACACCGGTATTTGCAATAATGAACAAGGATTTCTACGGCAAGCTGCCGGCGGACCTCAAAGCAGTTATCGACAAGAGTTGTGATTGGGGAAAACAGGCAACGGTTCAAATGTGGGTCGATGCGTGGGAGGAGGTAAAAAAGTACTATAAGACAGAGGGTGTAGAGATTGTCACTTTGCCATCGCAAGAACGTGCCAAGGTGGTATCGATTGTAGAAAAGACCCGGGACAAAGTCGGGCGGGAACTCGACGCGAAGGGCATTCCCGGCACCGAGGTAGTGAAATATATTAGAGAGCGGGTCCAGCAATACGCAAAATAG